A stretch of the Bradyrhizobium arachidis genome encodes the following:
- a CDS encoding DUF1858 domain-containing protein, with the protein MPIEADDLVEEVMRSRPTTIRVFLDFKMNCVGCPIACFHTVNDSCIEHGVDRSEFLGALRQAESAL; encoded by the coding sequence ATGCCGATCGAGGCCGACGATTTGGTGGAGGAGGTGATGAGGAGCCGCCCGACGACGATCCGCGTCTTCCTCGACTTCAAGATGAATTGCGTCGGCTGTCCGATTGCCTGCTTCCACACGGTGAACGATAGCTGCATCGAGCATGGCGTCGATCGGAGCGAGTTTCTCGGGGCGCTGCGACAGGCCGAGAGCGCTCTCTAG
- a CDS encoding CbiX/SirB N-terminal domain-containing protein yields the protein MPPVIEQTGAASRVALLLAAHGERRPDADNGGVFRIAQALAGRGLEVAVGFISGAPTIREALQTLVADRVLVYPLFASNGYFTRDRLVQILDEANDAGRSVEMLTPLGLDPGLPSVVMQQARGAAQEHGLAPGACTMILLAHGSQRNPASRQSTEELARAIERHGVFRKVEVAFLEEQPSLDDAAAAVAGPGVVVGVFSGEGLHGARDAPGLVARLGRSEIVFAGIMGTAPGIAELVAQAVAARQAT from the coding sequence ATGCCACCTGTCATTGAGCAAACCGGCGCTGCATCACGGGTCGCCCTGCTGCTCGCCGCTCATGGCGAGCGACGCCCGGACGCTGACAACGGTGGCGTCTTTCGCATCGCTCAAGCACTCGCCGGTCGCGGCTTGGAGGTCGCTGTCGGTTTCATCTCGGGCGCGCCAACGATCAGGGAGGCGCTGCAAACGCTGGTTGCCGACCGCGTCCTGGTTTACCCGCTGTTCGCGTCCAATGGTTATTTCACCCGGGATCGGCTGGTGCAGATCCTCGACGAGGCCAACGATGCCGGTCGCAGCGTCGAGATGCTGACGCCGCTCGGGCTCGATCCGGGCTTGCCCAGCGTCGTGATGCAGCAGGCAAGGGGCGCGGCGCAAGAGCACGGACTGGCGCCGGGCGCCTGCACGATGATCCTGCTGGCGCATGGCTCGCAGCGCAACCCGGCCTCTCGCCAATCCACCGAGGAGTTGGCGCGTGCGATCGAACGGCACGGCGTCTTCCGCAAGGTCGAGGTCGCCTTCCTGGAGGAGCAGCCCTCGCTGGATGACGCGGCCGCCGCTGTCGCGGGGCCTGGCGTCGTCGTCGGGGTGTTCTCCGGCGAGGGCCTGCATGGGGCAAGGGATGCGCCGGGCTTGGTCGCGCGGCTCGGCCGCAGCGAAATCGTGTTTGCCGGCATCATGGGAACTGCTCCCGGCATCGCCGAACTGGTGGCGCAAGCGGTCGCCGCGCGGCAGGCGACCTGA
- a CDS encoding UbiX family flavin prenyltransferase, with amino-acid sequence MSERQGVIVGISGASGAAIGVRIVERLAENPCCAVHLVVSPAAERTLSEEVGSGALLRLRDLAFRHHGHSDIGASIASGSFPIRGMIVAPCSVRTLSAIAYGQLDNLLVRAADVQLKERRRLVLLVRESPLHLGHIRAMQQVTETGAIVAPPLPAFYLKPQSLAEVVDQIACRAINLLDIANVSAPAQAWGTAATGP; translated from the coding sequence ATGAGCGAGCGGCAGGGCGTCATCGTCGGCATCAGCGGCGCTTCGGGCGCGGCGATCGGCGTGCGGATCGTCGAACGGCTGGCGGAGAATCCGTGCTGCGCGGTCCATCTCGTGGTCTCTCCGGCTGCGGAGCGCACGCTGAGCGAGGAAGTCGGTTCCGGCGCGCTGCTGCGCCTGCGCGACCTCGCGTTCCGCCACCACGGCCATTCCGATATCGGCGCCAGCATCGCCAGCGGCTCGTTTCCGATACGAGGGATGATCGTGGCGCCCTGCTCCGTCCGCACCCTGTCGGCCATCGCCTACGGGCAGCTCGACAATCTCCTGGTGCGCGCCGCCGACGTGCAGCTCAAGGAACGGCGACGCCTGGTGCTTCTGGTGCGCGAGAGCCCGCTGCATCTCGGCCATATCAGGGCCATGCAACAGGTGACCGAAACCGGCGCAATCGTCGCGCCGCCGCTGCCGGCCTTTTACCTGAAGCCGCAATCGCTCGCGGAGGTCGTCGACCAGATTGCCTGTCGCGCGATCAACCTGCTCGACATCGCAAACGTGTCGGCGCCGGCGCAAGCCTGGGGGACTGCCGCAACCGGCCCCTGA
- a CDS encoding UbiD family decarboxylase gives MQRDLPRFRELSDFLHFLEGKGQLRRIRDEVSVVHEITEIHRRMLAGHGPALLFERPIKADGTPSGMPLLTNLFGTVERIAWGMGIVPDRLEELGTLMADLRAPRPPHGLREAWDKLPLARAALATRPRTRAAAPVQDCVAMGDDIDLGRLPAQICWPGEPAPLFTWPLVITAPPDSPTADQEENVGVYRMQVLGRDRAIIRWLAHRGGARHHQQWKALGRDMPVAIVIGADPATILAAVLPLPETISELRFAGILRGERPDLTPCLTVPLAVPAHAEIVIEGFVSATETAPEGPYGDHTGYYNSVEPFPVLRVTAVTSRRQPIYLSTFTGRPPDEPSRIGEAMNRLFVPLIRQQFPEVVDCHLPPEACSYRIAIASIKKRYPGQARRLMLGLWSMLPQFSYTKLLIVVDDDIDIRDWRAVMWAVSTRSDSSRDLVTLTDTPIDYLDFASPKSGLGGKLGIDATSKIAPETERLWGEPLAMDPTVIGRIDAMWSRLGLTGSAREPA, from the coding sequence TTGCAGCGTGATCTCCCGCGCTTCCGGGAACTATCCGACTTCCTGCACTTCCTCGAAGGCAAGGGGCAGTTGCGACGCATCCGGGACGAGGTCTCGGTGGTTCACGAGATCACCGAAATCCATCGCCGCATGCTCGCCGGGCATGGCCCTGCACTATTGTTCGAGCGGCCGATCAAGGCGGACGGCACACCGTCCGGCATGCCGCTCCTTACCAACCTCTTCGGCACCGTCGAGCGGATCGCGTGGGGAATGGGCATCGTGCCGGATCGTCTCGAGGAGCTGGGCACGTTGATGGCGGACCTGCGCGCGCCCCGTCCGCCGCACGGGCTCCGCGAGGCCTGGGACAAGCTGCCGCTGGCACGCGCGGCGCTTGCGACCCGGCCGCGAACACGAGCTGCCGCGCCGGTGCAGGACTGCGTCGCGATGGGCGACGACATCGACCTTGGCCGGCTGCCGGCACAGATCTGCTGGCCCGGCGAGCCGGCACCGCTCTTCACCTGGCCTCTGGTCATCACCGCCCCGCCGGACTCGCCGACCGCCGACCAGGAGGAGAATGTCGGCGTCTACCGGATGCAGGTGCTCGGCCGCGACCGGGCCATCATCCGCTGGCTCGCCCATCGCGGCGGCGCCCGCCATCATCAGCAGTGGAAGGCGCTTGGTCGCGACATGCCGGTCGCGATCGTGATCGGCGCCGATCCCGCGACCATCCTCGCCGCGGTGCTGCCGCTTCCCGAGACAATCTCCGAGTTGCGCTTTGCCGGCATCCTGCGCGGCGAGCGCCCCGACCTCACGCCGTGCCTCACCGTGCCGCTCGCCGTTCCGGCCCACGCCGAGATCGTCATCGAGGGCTTTGTCTCGGCGACCGAGACGGCACCGGAGGGACCTTACGGCGACCACACCGGCTACTACAATTCGGTCGAGCCGTTTCCGGTGCTGCGCGTCACCGCCGTAACCAGCCGGCGCCAGCCGATCTATCTCTCGACCTTCACCGGCCGACCGCCGGACGAGCCGTCGCGGATCGGCGAAGCGATGAACCGGCTGTTCGTGCCGCTGATCCGGCAGCAATTTCCTGAAGTGGTCGACTGCCATCTTCCGCCGGAGGCCTGCTCCTACAGGATCGCGATTGCGTCGATCAAGAAGCGATATCCCGGCCAGGCGCGGCGGCTGATGCTCGGCCTGTGGTCGATGCTGCCGCAGTTCAGCTACACAAAACTCCTGATCGTGGTCGACGACGACATCGACATCCGCGACTGGCGCGCCGTGATGTGGGCGGTCTCGACCCGCAGCGACAGTTCGCGCGATCTGGTGACGCTTACGGACACGCCGATCGACTATCTCGACTTCGCCTCCCCGAAATCCGGGCTCGGCGGCAAGCTCGGCATCGACGCCACCAGCAAGATCGCGCCGGAGACGGAACGGCTCTGGGGTGAGCCGCTCGCCATGGATCCGACCGTGATCGGGCGGATCGACGCGATGTGGTCGCGCCTCGGCCTCACGGGCTCAGCACGCGAGCCGGCATGA
- a CDS encoding SCP2 domain-containing protein → MSDPSAAQSGSLPVVPPLLAAAMRPLPLLPLQLILSGVLQRILRRNPAIFDRLGEHSRARFGIEPTDLPFFFVVEASPPRLSVVHALPRDLDARIRTSLANLLALLEGKVDGDALMFSRDLVIEGDVEAVLALRNAIDDAQLDLVEELSSLFGPLGGPARRALAMARARVLGASQRHGGS, encoded by the coding sequence ATGAGTGATCCGTCCGCCGCACAATCCGGCTCGTTACCCGTCGTCCCGCCGCTTCTCGCCGCTGCGATGCGGCCCCTGCCGCTGCTGCCCTTGCAGCTCATTCTCTCCGGCGTGCTGCAACGGATCTTGCGGCGCAATCCCGCCATCTTCGACCGGCTCGGGGAGCATTCGCGCGCGCGGTTCGGCATCGAGCCGACCGACCTGCCGTTTTTCTTCGTCGTCGAGGCGTCACCGCCGCGCCTCAGCGTGGTGCACGCCCTGCCGCGCGATCTGGATGCGCGCATCCGCACCTCGCTTGCCAATCTGCTGGCCCTGCTCGAGGGCAAGGTCGATGGCGACGCCTTGATGTTCTCGCGCGATCTCGTGATCGAGGGCGACGTCGAGGCGGTGCTGGCGTTGCGCAATGCGATCGACGACGCACAGCTCGACCTCGTCGAGGAGCTTTCCTCCCTGTTCGGACCACTCGGCGGTCCGGCCCGGCGCGCCCTTGCCATGGCACGCGCGCGCGTGCTCGGCGCGTCCCAACGGCACGGTGGATCTTGA
- a CDS encoding peptidase U32 family protein, producing the protein MELICPAGTPAALKSAIEAGADAIYCGFNDETNARNFPGLNFSRDELRKGIALAHRSGAKVLVAINTFPRAGGVDLWHRAVDDAVGAGADALILADIGLMDYTARRHPDQRLHVSVQAAAANPDAIAFYVETFGARRVVLPRVLSVPEIAEITREAACETEVFVFGGLCVMAEGRCSLSSYATGKSPNMQGVCSPPSHVAYQQTPQGTNSRLGGFTINRFGPDEPAGYPTLCKGRFSTELGTGYIFEDPVSLDATTLLKGLRDAGVTALKIEGRQRGRAYVDSVVRHFRGALDALASGREADIASLKPFTEGQASTVGAYRKTWK; encoded by the coding sequence ATGGAGCTGATCTGTCCCGCCGGAACGCCGGCCGCGTTGAAGAGCGCCATCGAAGCCGGAGCCGACGCGATCTATTGCGGCTTCAACGACGAAACCAACGCCCGCAACTTTCCCGGGTTGAACTTCAGCCGCGACGAGCTGCGCAAGGGGATCGCACTCGCTCACAGAAGCGGGGCGAAGGTGCTGGTCGCTATCAACACGTTTCCGCGTGCTGGAGGCGTCGACCTGTGGCACCGCGCCGTGGACGATGCGGTCGGCGCCGGGGCCGATGCGCTGATCCTCGCCGACATCGGTCTGATGGATTACACGGCAAGGCGCCATCCGGACCAGCGCCTGCACGTTTCGGTGCAGGCGGCGGCCGCAAACCCCGATGCCATCGCCTTCTATGTCGAAACGTTCGGGGCGCGCCGCGTCGTGCTGCCCCGCGTGCTGAGCGTGCCGGAGATTGCCGAGATCACGCGTGAGGCCGCCTGCGAGACCGAGGTCTTCGTGTTCGGCGGCCTCTGCGTGATGGCTGAGGGACGCTGCTCGCTGTCGTCCTATGCCACCGGCAAATCGCCCAACATGCAAGGGGTCTGCTCGCCGCCAAGCCACGTCGCCTACCAGCAGACGCCGCAGGGGACGAATTCGCGCCTTGGCGGCTTCACAATCAACCGGTTTGGACCCGACGAGCCCGCCGGCTATCCGACACTGTGCAAGGGACGCTTCTCGACTGAACTCGGCACCGGTTACATCTTCGAGGATCCCGTCAGTCTTGATGCCACGACGCTGCTCAAGGGCTTACGCGATGCCGGAGTCACTGCGCTCAAGATCGAGGGACGGCAGCGTGGACGGGCCTATGTCGACAGCGTGGTGCGCCATTTTCGCGGCGCCCTCGATGCGCTCGCAAGCGGGCGCGAGGCCGACATCGCAAGCCTAAAACCCTTCACCGAGGGCCAGGCGAGCACGGTCGGCGCCTATCGCAAGACGTGGAAGTGA
- a CDS encoding U32 family peptidase, protein MQLSLGPVLYNWTPDRWRDFYFAIADEAPVDVVSVGEIVCSKRSPFFDDHLPAVIERLRSAGKQVLLGSLILVSQRRERRQTEELAAVTDMLVEVNDLTCLRALAGRRHAIGPFVNIYNESAAAFHAAHGAARICLPPELPLSSVAAIAAGVPNVAIEVFAFGRVPLAISARCYHARVHKLAKDNCRFVCDKDPDGLALKTLEQQDFLVINGVQTLSYACTNLLGDAGRLRGAGVASLRLSPQDCDMVAVAKVFRGVLDGRDDAEGGNRSLAALYPNAPFSNGFLHGSAGVSYVP, encoded by the coding sequence ATGCAGCTCAGCCTTGGTCCGGTCCTCTACAACTGGACGCCGGACCGCTGGCGCGACTTCTACTTTGCGATTGCGGACGAAGCACCGGTCGACGTCGTCTCGGTCGGCGAGATCGTCTGCTCGAAGCGATCACCGTTCTTCGACGACCATCTGCCGGCCGTGATCGAGCGGCTGCGGAGTGCCGGCAAGCAGGTGTTGCTCGGCTCCCTGATCCTAGTGTCGCAGCGGCGCGAGCGGCGTCAGACCGAAGAGCTCGCGGCGGTGACGGACATGCTGGTCGAGGTCAACGATCTGACGTGCCTCCGGGCACTGGCCGGCCGCCGCCATGCGATCGGGCCCTTCGTCAACATCTATAATGAGTCCGCCGCGGCCTTTCACGCTGCGCACGGGGCTGCGCGCATCTGCCTGCCGCCGGAGTTGCCGCTGTCGTCGGTGGCAGCGATCGCGGCCGGGGTTCCCAATGTCGCAATCGAAGTGTTCGCGTTCGGCCGCGTGCCGCTCGCGATCTCTGCGCGCTGCTACCATGCGCGTGTGCACAAGCTCGCCAAGGACAATTGCCGCTTCGTCTGCGACAAAGATCCGGACGGGCTCGCGTTGAAGACACTGGAGCAGCAGGATTTTCTGGTGATCAACGGCGTCCAGACCCTGTCCTACGCCTGCACGAATCTTCTCGGCGACGCCGGTCGGCTGCGCGGGGCCGGGGTCGCGTCGCTCCGCCTGTCGCCGCAGGATTGCGACATGGTCGCCGTCGCAAAAGTCTTTCGCGGCGTGCTGGATGGCCGCGACGACGCCGAAGGCGGAAACCGGAGCCTGGCCGCGCTCTATCCGAACGCGCCGTTCTCGAACGGATTTTTGCACGGATCGGCCGGTGTCTCCTACGTGCCGTGA
- a CDS encoding DUF2249 domain-containing protein, which produces MTEYLDVDVRPILRAGGEPFSVIMAAVDNIAPGQGIRLFAPFKPVPLFGVMAGKGFDHSETEIGGGEWQVLFTPMEAPPPAPVPAAQAGGQWPEPKIRLDNRELDPPEPMVRILAAAETLGPGETLSALLAREPVFLFPQLERRGFNWLGGFLPDGVTYELTVRAPS; this is translated from the coding sequence ATGACCGAGTATCTCGACGTCGATGTCCGTCCCATCCTGCGCGCGGGCGGCGAACCATTCTCTGTCATCATGGCCGCCGTGGACAATATCGCGCCGGGGCAGGGCATCCGGCTCTTCGCGCCGTTCAAGCCGGTGCCGCTGTTCGGCGTGATGGCCGGCAAGGGGTTTGACCATTCCGAGACGGAGATCGGCGGCGGCGAATGGCAAGTCCTGTTCACGCCGATGGAAGCGCCACCGCCGGCTCCGGTACCGGCAGCGCAGGCGGGCGGCCAATGGCCCGAGCCAAAAATACGGCTCGACAACCGTGAACTCGATCCGCCGGAGCCGATGGTCAGGATTTTGGCCGCGGCCGAAACGCTTGGCCCCGGCGAGACGCTGAGCGCGCTTCTCGCGCGCGAACCGGTGTTCCTGTTTCCGCAACTGGAACGACGCGGGTTCAACTGGCTCGGAGGCTTCCTGCCCGACGGCGTGACCTACGAGCTGACGGTGAGGGCACCCTCATGA
- a CDS encoding metal-sulfur cluster assembly factor, with translation MTPDVAQIREALRVVIDPELGVNIVDLGFVYDIAVAEGDVRITMTATTKGCPASGFLKEGVARSAAQVDGVRSVDVVMTFEPAWDPSMISADARAGLGFASVH, from the coding sequence ATGACTCCTGACGTTGCACAGATCAGGGAAGCGCTGCGGGTCGTGATCGATCCCGAACTCGGCGTGAACATCGTCGACCTCGGGTTTGTCTATGACATCGCCGTCGCAGAGGGCGATGTGCGCATCACGATGACCGCTACCACCAAGGGATGCCCGGCCTCCGGCTTCCTCAAGGAGGGCGTCGCGCGCAGCGCCGCGCAAGTGGACGGGGTTCGTTCGGTCGATGTCGTCATGACGTTCGAGCCGGCCTGGGACCCGTCGATGATCTCGGCGGACGCGAGGGCAGGTCTCGGATTCGCATCCGTCCACTAA